TTCAAAATGCACAATAGTAAATACTGATAcacacaaaactgaaaatatcttTGGAATTCTATACGACCAGCATTTATACACTCaattttaaacttctgtttttgTCAGGCACATTCCacacagaatatattttaatgactcaacaaaaagcataaatcatatttctaaaatgaattttatgtcttatttaaaATAACCTTAGCAGAAAATTTATTGGCCTAATTCTCTAAACATTATCTCCAGCTCTAGGGAAATTCAACTCTACAAACTTAAGTCTCAGGAAAGCCGTAAAAGGAATAACAGTAACAGAACAGTATCAATAGTAACAAGCGTAGAAGTTTCCTTGAAAGCCCATGCAATACTCCTATAGGTGCTAATTGGAGCCATGCATGCATTAAATCAGATATATGTACTTACTATTACTGCTACTGCTGTCATTCCTAAGGGAGCTGGCTGCAACAGGGGGTAACATAAATGGTTTTGTGACACTGACTCTGGAATCTAAATAGAAAGCAATAATGTGTCAGTGTTATATGGTGATTTGTATGACTTGTAGAGTCCCTGAAAGGTGAAGTGTGATACCAGATTACTTGTCAGGTCTGCTTCCCAAATCTAGAGTATTCAGCTCTTATTTATTTCATACTGGGTCCTGCTATTCTATTTTACTAAGAAATTCACCACTGTCACCTTGTagaacaaatacttattgaataaatatgttaataaatacaaataatgacACATTGATGgtaatttcttattaaaaaagaaagccacGAATCCAGGTTTGTATTACAGAGACCCAGTAAAGGGAAAAGAGAGTCTCAATACAGAGTAACTGGGGAGGATCAGAATTTGTGACTTCAGAATTAgatccttaagaaaaaaatttgagaagGAACATTAAGTAGACTGGAGGTACAGAATAATATAATTGTAATTACTGGTAAATATTAGATGAGAAAAGGTATGAGTGGCAATCTCATATATTGTTTACTCACAAACAGCTCACTAATTTGAAATTGATGAATATTCCTTTGGCTTGGAAACCAAAAAATCTACAATCATTAGTTTCTTCTGTGCTattgatatttgcttttttattagaCATACATGCACATTATCTTGCTACAGGTAAACACAGAGGTAGATTCTTACTATATAGGGAAGATTTAAGTTTGTTGTTTACATTTGAACTGGAAATGCTTACATGCCTTACCTTTCTCAGGACTTAATGTCGAAGAAATCACACAATCACTAGTTTCAGATGCCACTACAAAGTCCTTGAAGGCATCAATGGATCTattaaaaattctaaagaatTCTTCAGGAGTAAAGAGCCTGGGTTCTGGGctcttgaatgatttttttagATCCTaggacaacaaaaaaaattaggattacatttttcaaatagtCTTTAGACTTAACAGGTCAAGATAATGGACTATAAATATGTCCTTCAAAGATTAAAGTATTTGGACTCTTACAACTAGCACTTTTAGATGGCTGTTTCAATGTATGTAATCCAAATTGGTAATGTAGGGTAGTGATCTCAGTGGGATCACAAGTTGAATCTGGGGCAGTGAACACAATGTCATggcaaataacaataataataataatcttaaaaacaaactggggatatttttctttagagatgctTATTAAAAACATgagggtttatttttaaaagacccctCCATTACAAGAAATTCTagtctttagaaaaaaaagagacctCTCCATAATGCATGCTCTAATATCCAAAAATTAGAAAGTCAGATGATACTAAATATTGGCAAGGGAACTATTATATACTGCTGAGATAATGTAACTGGGTACATTTGATATTATCCAGTAAAGTTAGACATGTGCCCCTCCTGTGACTCAGAAATTCCATTCTCAGGTAAATACCCTAGTGAAACTATTGCACATATATACCATCAGACACATAAAAAGGTTTTTTGCAGCAATATCTGTATCACTTATGTCAATCAAAAGAGAGTGGCTTAATAACTAGTGATACATTGAATTAGTGGAGTTCAGTTCAGGAGAAGGTTAACTATAGCTATACGCTTTAGAGTGGATACATCTTCTAAACCTaaagctgagtgaaagaagcaagtcccaaaataataaaaatggtatgattaattgatataaaattaatataaaattccCCAAAGCAAATCAAAGCTATGTTGTAGGGATGCATAATGGATTATAAAGAAAAGTAGGTAACTGAAATAAACAACTATCTGTCACTTACTATGGACTATTCTAAGTGTGTTATATAGATTAACTCAATCTCCAAAACAACTGCGAAATATCATCGGTAatctcctgggttcccaccaaAGTGTCATGATTAGTAAATGCACATTCTTTGTTGTTTGCAGTGTTCCTCCCAACATCACCATTGACCTAACTCATTTACCTAACTTATCTTTAAGGCTCTAATGCATatgttatttcctttgtgacAGCTTGTGTGATATATTCTTTTTGTGACCTCTACTTCTTTTGAATGCTGTCAGCACACTATATGCAGTAGTAATATGAAAGAGTGGTTAACACTACATTCTGActttggaaattagaaaataaaacaatagaaagatTAAAGGTAGTGATTGGGTTATTAGTATGGTAAGAATTATAAGATTGGAGAGCACAAATAGGATTGATGTTGGGTCTtacagagtagctggaatttggATGGGACACAGGAAAAAAGCATTTAGGTATTAAGGTACAGAATCCTGTTTAAAACTTTGAATTTAAACTTATAGAAGTCTCCTAAGCTAATCTTTGGCCATTTGAACTGTATACCAAATCAGGTCTCCTAAGCATGATTCTGCTATAGACATAGTGTGATgaaaaaatgtcaaattttattaatatttattttgctcagTATGGTATTAAAGTACTCATGACAAATCACCTAATGTCAACCCTGTTAGATGAATTCTGGCATTGTCCCCACTGAGGTACAAAGAAGTTATGCTCACAGAACTCAttagtgacagagccagaatttaAACTCCAATATCTCACTCTTATTTTCTGGAGTACACTGCCTATTCCATGTGTCATGCCCATATCCTGAAGTTGGGGATGATCAGTTATCCAATGACTCTGGGGagccaaaatgtatttctttgttgTGACCTATGGGCTGATTACATGATGGATAAAAGGACAGGGATATGTGTCTATTACAGACaattttccatttaaatgaaCACTTGTAACTTAACAGGAAGATTTTGAGGACTTCACttatgaaaaatgaagataaaggtAGGACTGATTTTGCATTGTAATGTAAAtacgttttatttttatattagatgACAATATTTAAGTCTGAATGCACACTTCAGTATTGCACTATAACTGCAAATACTTGTTTTCTTTGCTCATCTgaacaagatttttaaatttgaagtttATACAATCAAAATATCATAAAGGTGCCTCATTTTCCCCAACAGCACCAAGAAGCATGGGTTTTTAGAGAAGAGTAATGAAAAATAATCCCAATGAACACAAAGTTACCTTAGATGAGTTTTCTTTCACACACTCCACAAGGTCATCCACTATATTCACAAGTTTGTCTATGATGGAATAATTACTCAAGCcttcagaaatatttgaaaacttgtCCAGAAGATCAGTCAAGCTGTCTGACAATTGTACTACCATCTCGCTTATCCAACAATGACTTGGCTGCAAGATATGAAAAAGGAGACAAAGCAGCTATTTTAATAAGTGTCATAAAACTCGGAGTACTCTTCAAAGCTATCATTTTAGTcactcaagtgattttccttcctcagcctttcgagtagctcggatgacaggtgcccgccaccacgcctggctacttttttatttttagtagagacgagctttcaacatgtaggccaggctgtctcaaactcctgccctcaaataatccacccgtctcagcctcccaatgtgctgggattacaggcatgaaccactgtgcctggccagattttttaaattaatatacatTACTTAAAATGTTGTAAAAGGAGGAGAGGGGCTATTGTAACAGGAAGAGAAGGGACTAGTGTGACAGGAGGAGGAGGGACTATTGTAATAGGAGGAGGGACTCTTGtaacaggaggaggaggttgtaagTTGCATACTTTATATGattttaatgtgttattttttcttttataaatatcttttaagtggaaactCTGATGTATTTTGAACTCTGCTGAAATGCTGCAATGACAAAAATAAGATTGTTATTATTAGGAATAGCTAACATTGAATTGGCTCATTAAAAgcataaataatttaatagaacTTGTAACAAAAATATTATACTCAGAGTAATTGATGTCATGCAAAATAAATCACACTACTAAGCTTTATTTCTCTATTTACCAGCAGAATATCTCTGTGGGAAAAGtcaagtcttttatttatttatttatactttaattttttgcagagacaggcgCTCTCTCTGAGTCCTGGGCTGTAGTGTGggggtgcaatcatggttcatgTTTCACTGCAACATTGAATtcttgggcccaagtgatcttcccacttcagcctcccaagtagctggcactacaaggCTCATGCTATcaaatctggctaatttttaaattttctatataaatggcggtcttgctttgtcacccaggctgctcttgaactcttggcctcaagcaatcctccctcttcagcattccaaagtgctgggattatagacatgagtcactgcatctggctcaagtcatttatttattctaaagtATAGAAGGGAGCACTTTATATTCATTTAACAGAACAGTTTTACTTAATATAATACAGCcaaaaaggaaacaggtttatCTGCAGATAGGTAAGCCCCAATTCCTGGAACCATTAAATGTCATTCAAAACTTTTAGGATTGTTGGCTCTGGCTTCAGATAAGAAGGATAAACAAATCTCAACATGGGAATTTAGTTCGAGTGGCTATTTCAACTCATCATAACCAAGTTCTCAAAGAATATGTGTTTCCAAAGTATGTGCAGaatagagtttttgttttgttaaatcaATGCTTATTTCAAGCACAAGCAAGTTCCTACTTGCATCATTATCAGGTCTCTTTCAAAGCTGTCAGTCTTTCCTTGGATGCTGAATTGCTCTGCAAGTTTCTCTCCTTTTAGAGAGTGATAATTGCTTATAGACAGTGAGCCCTATCAACAATGAACAGATTTCCTAGGATACGGAGCACAGCATATACTGTAAATGCTATTTGAATAGTATTTATGTGATAGAGTAGCTTTCACCAGTTCATTCCGTTGAAATTGTGCAAATTTTTCTAACAATGAAATTCCAGATATTAATCTCTTAGGACTCTATTTCCTCACTTTATGAATATGCTTGCCTAGGATCTCTGGCAAGTAAGAACCAAAATGAAATGCCCTTGTTTTGAATTAAGACATTCCTTTAGTTTCTGTGGTAGTTGTCTTATATGAATGggtactttgttcattttgccttttgtgtgtgtgtgtgtggttaaaGTAGAGAAGATTTTGTTGATTTGTCTCTTATTTTTAAGCTGGGGATTCTGGGATACTTACTGCCACTTCTGTGGATCACTGTTTTCAACTGAACTCTACGTTTACATTCTAAGTTCCTATTTAGCTATTAACCTACCTCCTCCCATTTTCACATACCTAAATCAACAGTGTAAACAAACAACTCTTTCCAGTAAAATTTCCAACCCCAATCTTGTGCTTTCTTAGAGTTAAACCATGGAAATTCCACAATCTAATCCTACTCTAATGTTTGCCCTTCTAAAGTCATGAACAATTTGCTGATAGTTGATAAAAACTATGTGCCTACGCAGCTGAAAAATCGTATATTTCTAAAACCCTGGCAataacatttcattcattttttttttttttttttttttttttttttttgagacggagtctggctctgtcgcccaggctggagtacagtggcgcgatctcggctcactgcaagctccgcctcccgggtttacaccattctcctgcctcagcctcccg
The Rhinopithecus roxellana isolate Shanxi Qingling chromosome 10, ASM756505v1, whole genome shotgun sequence DNA segment above includes these coding regions:
- the KITLG gene encoding kit ligand isoform X1, with the translated sequence MKKTQTWILTCIYLQLLLFNPLVKTEGICRNRVTNNVKDVTKLVANLPKDYMITLKYVPGMDVLPSHCWISEMVVQLSDSLTDLLDKFSNISEGLSNYSIIDKLVNIVDDLVECVKENSSKDLKKSFKSPEPRLFTPEEFFRIFNRSIDAFKDFVVASETSDCVISSTLSPEKDSRVSVTKPFMLPPVAASSLRNDSSSSNRKAKNPPGDSSLHWAAMALPAFFSLIIGFAFGALYWKKRQPSLTRAVENIQINEEDNEISMLQEKEREFQEV